The following is a genomic window from Geminicoccus roseus DSM 18922.
GCCGGTGCACCCGGCCGTGGAAGTCGACGCCGATGCCGAACTCCGGCCCCATCGCCTCGCGCACCGCGGCGACCCTTGCCACCACCGCGTCGATGCCGCGATGGCTGTCGACATATTGCAGCTCCTCGGTGCCGTTCATCTTCACCGCCGAGAAGCCCCGCTCGGCCACCGCCCTGGCGCCTGCCACCGCGTCGTCCGGCCGGTCGCCGCCGACCCAGGAATAGACCCGGATCCGCTCGCGCAGCCGGCCGCCCAGGAGCTGGTGGACCGGCACGCCCAGCGCGCGCCCCTTGATGTCCCACAAGGCCTGGTCGATCCCGGCGATGGCGCTCAGGTGCACCGCCCCGCCGCGGTAGAACCCGCCGCGATACATCACCGTCCAGTGGTCCTCGATCAGGAACGGGTCCTTGCCGACCAGATAGTCGGCCAGCTCGGCCACCGCCGCCGCGACCGTGGCGGCACGCCCCTCGACCACCGGTTCGCCCCAGCCGGCGATGCCCTCGTCGGTCTCGATCTTCAGAAAGCACCAGCGTGGCGGGACGAGGAAGGTTTCGAGCCGGGTGATCTTCATGAAATGCCTGCCGGTCCTCTGAACGATGCTGCGCCGGCGTCATACCGCACCGCGACCGCGCAGGCGACGTCCGGCCGGGGGGATTCGGCCGCGGATCAGCCGCGCAGGGCGCGCAGCGCGTTGAGGATCACCGCCACGTCGATCACCTCCTGGAGGAGGGCCCCCTGCACCGGCGGCAGATGGCCCAGCGCCGCCACCAGCATCGCGGCGACCGACAGGCCGAGCCCGGCGATCACGCTCTGCAGGGCGATCCGGCGGGTGCGCTGCGCGACCTCGACCGCGTCCGCCAGCCGGTCGAGCCGGTCGACCAGGAGCACGATCCCGGCCGATTCCGAGGATGCCGCAGCTCCCCTGGCGCCCATCGCCACGCCGATATCCGCCGCCGCCAGGGCCGGCGCGTCGTTGACCCCGTCGCCGACCATCATCACCGGCTGGGTTCTGCGCTCCTCCAGCACGATGTCGACCTTGGCCGAGGGCGACAGGTCGGCGGCCACCGCGTCCAGCCCCAGCGCCTTCGCCACCTGAGCCGCGACCTCGGCGCGGTCGCCGGTGGCCAGCACGATCCGGCCGAGCCCTACCTGGCGCAGCCGGCGCACCACCGACGCCGCGTCGTCACGGACCCGGTCCTCCAGCACGAGAATGCCCGCCAGCTGGCCGTCCACCGCGACGTCGACCCGCGCCGCGCCATCGGCCGCGCCGGGATCCGCGTCCGGCGGCGGCGCCGCGATCCGGGCGCGCACGTAGCCATGGCCGCCCAGCGCCACCTCGTGCCCGTCGACCCGGCCGGCCAGCCCGGCGCCGCTCTGCTCCACCACGCCGCCGGGATCCGCCAGGCTCAGGCCACGCTCGTGCGCGGCGTCGATCAGGGCGGCGGCGACCACATGGGCGGAGGCCTGGTCGAGCGAGGCCGCCAGCCACAGGACCTCGTCCGGGCAGAAGCCCGGCTGCGCCTCGACCCGCGCCAGCAGCGCCCGGCCCTGGGTGAGGGTCCCGGTCTTGTCGACCACCACGGTGCGCGCCCGGCCCAGCGCCTCCAGCGCCTGGCCGCCCTTGACCAGCACCCCCAGCCCGGCCGCGCGCGACATGCCGGAGATGATCGCCACCGGCACCGCCAGGATCAGCGGGCAGGGCGTGGCCACCACCAGCACGGCCAGCGCCCGCACCGGGTCGTCGCTGCCGATCCAGGCCGCACCGGCGACCAGCACGGTGAACAGGAGGAACCAGATGGCGAAGCGGTCGGCCAGCCGGACGGCGGGCGCCTTGGACCGCTGCGCCGCCTCGACCAGCCGGACGATCCCGGCATAGGCGCTTTCCCGGGCCGGCCGGGACACGATCAGGTCGAAGGGCACCCCCACTGAGGTGGTCCCGCTCGACACCTCCGCGCCCGGGGGCCTGGCCACGGGCACCGATTCGCCGGTCAGCGCCGAGGCGTCGATCAGGGCGCCCTCGCCCGCCACCCGGCCGTCGACCGGCAGGACCTCGCCGTGCCGGATCAGGATCCGGTCCCGCGGCACGAGGTCCTCGATGGCGACCTCCTCCAGGCCGCCATCGGCATGGCGCATCGCCGTGCGGGCCACCCGGCCGAGCAGGGCGGTCATCTCCCGTCGCGCGCGCTGCTGGGCGAACTGTTCTAGCAGCTGGCCGCCGGCATACATGAGCGCCACCACGTTGCCGGCCAGGGTCTCCCCGAACGCCAGCGCCGCGCTCATCGACAGGGCCGCCACGATGTCCAGGCCGAGCTGGCCGCGGCGCAGCGAGGTGACGATCTCGACCAGCAGCGCCAGCAGCACCGGCACCGTCGCCAGGAACCAGGCCAGCGCGGCATCGTCGTTTCGCCCGGCCAGCAGCAGCGCGAGGCCGGCCGCGAGCCCGCCAAGGGCAACCGCCACCAGCGCCGCATCGATCCACCAGCCGGGTATCCGCGACCCCACCAGACCCTCCCCTGCCGCCTGTCCGATCGCCAGGGTTAGGGGATTCCCCGGATCAGCTCCACGTCAAGACGTGGGCAGGATCGTCAAGCCTTGGCCGGGTCGTGGCCCCAGTTCATCAGCGAATAGCGCCAGGCCGAATGCTCCATGTCCTCGGCGGGGCCGCCCTGGGCCAGATGCCGGTGCACATAGCCCACGACCTTGCGCATGTGGGCGAAGTCCTCGTCGCTCAGCTCGGACTTCCTGCTCCGCTTGATCGCGACGATCCGCCGCCCGGACTGGTGGCCGACGGATTCGTCCTCCCCATCCTTGGTCCAGCCGACCGAGCGGCTTTCCTCGGTTTCGAGGAACGCCTCGAGTTCCGCCGGCGCCATGTTCACCGCCTCGTTGAACGCCTTCCAGGTCTCCTCCCGGTCGTCCTGGTCACCGCTGGCCATGCTCTGCCTCCTCCGGGTTCCGTTGTCCCTGGAACGAGCGGCCGGACCGGCCGTTCCCGGGACCGGACCACTTGGGTAGGCAGGCCGGAGGAGCCGGAGATGACCAAGGAATTCCACAAGGGCGACCGGGTGAGCTGGAACTCGGCCGGCGGCCGCAGCACCGGCAAGGTCGTGAAGGAGCAGACCAGCCCCACCCACATCAAGGGCCACAAGGTGGCGGCGTCGCCGGACAATCCCGAGTTCATCGTGAAGAGCGAGAAGTCCGGCAAGACCGCGGCCCACAAGCCTGAGGCGCTCAAGAAGCTCTAGCCGTCCGCCCCCCTCAGTCGGCGACGTCCAGCCACGTCCGGTAGACATAGCCGACGCTGTCGCCGCCGCGCACGACCTCGAACCAGCCGAGCTCCTGCTCGCCGACCTGGATCTGCTCGCCCTCGTGCAGCACGCCGACCCTGGGATAGTCGTTGCCGGGGCCCTTGCGCAGGTTCACGTCGGCCACCACCCGGTACATCGGCGGACCGGCGCCCGGCTCCGCCATCGCCGCCGGCCTGGACGGCTGTGCCGCGGCGGGCGAGGCCGCTGCCGGCGCCGACGTGGCGGGCGGGGTTGCGGGCGCGGCTGGGGTCGGCTCGGCAAGCAGCGGCACCGGGGCGGCCGGTGGCGCCGCCTGCAAACGGGCCTCCAGCGAGGCGCAGGCCTCGGGCAATGGCTGGCCGGCAGCGCCGCCCGGCTGGTCCAGGTCGGCGAGACATATGGCGCGCTGGCGTTCCGCCGTATCGGCATGGACGACCACGAGGTCGCCGATCGCATAGAGCTGGCATTCCGGCTGGCTGCCGGGATTGCGGTAACGCTCGCATTCGGACAGCGCCTGCTGGATGGCGTCCTCGACCGTAGCGGCGTCGTCGCTCCAGCCGGTCGCGTAGTTGGCGCTGTTGTCGAGCGTGCCCCCGGTGACCGCAAAGGCGCGCGGCTGCGGCTGGGTGCGGTAGTTCGCGAAATCTTGGACGGGGCCGGGCGCTGCCGGACCCGTCGTCGAGGCGCACGCCGCCAGGCCCAGGAGGAGCAGGGTCGCCAGGCCCGCCGTCGCTAGCCGGGCATCGGCGTCGGCAAGTCTGCAGAGATATCGGCCGGAAATCGCCACCGGGACCAGCGGCCAGCTACGTCGCACCATCATGCTACTCCAATTCAAAATCATCGGTGACCAGAATATCGTAAGAAATAAGTTATAATATTCGCGGTCATGGCGAAGTTTTTCTGCTGGTCTTTCCGGAGACCAGCTTCCGCTTCTCCCTGATGAAGACAGACAGCCTAGTTCTAGGCTCAACCGCCGAGCGTGGGTACCGGGCCAAAGGGAAAATTCTCGGAACAGGGGCCAGATAATCGGCCGGACGTTGCAGCCCTGCCCTCCCGGACCGGGCTGGAAGGCCGCCGGGGTTCAGCCGCGCCCGAGGAAGCGGCGGAACGCCGCCAGGGTCTCCTCGCCGACATGGTGCTCGATGCCCTCGGCATCGGCGTCGGCAGCGCGCGGATCGACGCCCAGCGCGACCAGGAAGTCGCGCACCAGCTGGTGGCGCTCCCGCGAGCGGGCGGCCAGGGCCTCGCCGCGCTCGGTCAGGAAGATCGCCCGATAGGGGGCGCTGGTGACCAGCCCGTCCCGGATCAGCCGCTGGACGGTGCGCACCACCGTGGGCGGCGCCACCCCGAACCGCTCGGCGAGATCGGCGGCGCGGGCCTCGCCGTGCAGGGCGATCAGCTCGGCGATCATCTCCACATAGTCCTCGGCGATCTCCGACTGGTGGGCCTGCCGCACCCGGGCGAAATGCGCCGCCTGCCGGCCGATCGGGTCCTGGCCCCCCGCCTCCTCGTACGGCTCCTCCCGTTCGGGAACCACACCGTGGGCCATTGTCTTCGTCGTCAAGATCGATCCCATATCCGTCGGGGCTCCCCCTGGGATGAGCATACAGCACGCAAGGTGTCCGCAGGCAATCCGGGTCTGCCTGATGACGGTGATACGAAACAAATTAGCTATCGACAATTTTTTGGCTGCAATGCAAACCTCTGGATAGGGATGACGGAATGGGGAAGCCTTCGATGGTGCTCGGAGACTGGATGACGCGGATCGGCCGGGTGATGTTGCCGGCGGCCCTGCTGGCGGCCGGCATTGGCACGGCCAAGGCCGAGGAACCATTCAAGGTAGTCACGACCTTCACGGTGATCGCCGACATGGTCCAGAACGTCGCCGGCGACGCGGCCGTGGTCGAATCGATCACCAAGCCCGGCGCGGAGATCCACAACTACCAGCCGACCCCGCGCGACATCATCAAGGCGCAGGACGCCGACCTGATCGTCTGGAACGGGCTGAACCTGGAATTGTGGTTCGAGCAGTTCTTCCAGCGTCTGGACGGCGTGCCCTCGGTGGTGGTCTCCGCCGGCGTCGAGCCGATGTCGATCGGCGAAGGCCCCTATACCGGCAAGCCCAACCCGCACGCCTGGATGTCGCCCAGCTCCGCGCTGATCTATGTCGAGAACATCAAGAACGCCCTGGTCGAGCACGACCCGGACAATGCCGAGACCTACGAGCGCAACGCGAAGGCCTATGCCGGTCAGATCCAGGCCCTGGACCAGCCGCTCCGCGAGCGCTTCGCGAACGTGCCGGAACAGCAGCGCTGGCTGGTCACCAGCGAGGGCGCCTTCAGCTATCTCGCCCGCGACTATGATCTGAAGGAACTCTATCTCTGGCCGATCAACGCCGACGCCCAGGGCACCCCGCAGCAGGTCCGCAAGGTCATCGACACCGTCGAGGAATACGGAATCCCGGTCGTGTTCAGCGAGAGCACGGTCTCCGACAAGCCGGCCCGGCAGGTCGCGCGGGAAACCGGTGCCGCCTATGGCGGGGTCCTGTATGTTGATTCGCTGAGCGAGGCCGACGGACCGGTGCCCACCTATCTGGACCTGCTGCGCGTCACCAGCGAAACCATCGCCAACGGACTAACCTCGCAATGAGACAGGCCGCCGCCATTGATGCTCCCGCCGGCAGGTATGCCGGCGGCTTCAGGCCGGATCCGGGCCAACCGGGGATCGTCGTCGACAACGTCACCGTCACCTACCGCAACGGCTTCACGGCGCTGCGCAACGCCAGCTTCTCCGTGCCCGCCGCCTCGATCTGCGCGCTGGTGGGCGTCAACGGCAGCGGCAAGTCGACGCTTTTCAAATCGATTATGGGCTTTGTCCCGCTGGCCCGCGGTTCGGTGAGCCTGTTCGGCGAGCCGGCCGGCCGGGCGCTGAAGGCCAATACGGTGGCCTATGTCCCGCAGAGCGAGGAAGTCGACTGGAATTTCCCGGTGCTGGTCGAGGACGTCGTGATGATGGGCCGCTACGGCCACATGAACTTCCTGCGCATCGCCTCGCGCGAGGACCGCCGCAAGGTCGACGAGGCCCTGGAGCGGGTCGGCATGGCCGGCTTTCGCCATCGGCAGATCGGCGAATTGTCCGGCGGGCAGAAGAAGCGGGTGTTCCTCGCCCGCGCCCTGGCCCAGGAGGGCCGGGTCATCCTGCTGGACGAGCCGTTCACCGGGGTCGACCTGAACACCGAGCAGGCGATCATCGTTCTTCTGCGCGAGCTGGCCGCCGAAGGCCGGGTGATGCTGGTCTCCACCCATAATCTCGGCAGCGTGCCTGAGTTCTGCGACCACGTGGCGATCGTCCGGCACACTGTTCTGGCCTCGGGCCCGATCGGGCAGGTGTTCACCCGCGCGAACCTGGAACAGGCGTTCGGCGGCCAGCTGCGCCACCTGACCCTGGGCGGTCCGGCGCTGCACGACGACGCCGATCCGCGCAGCGTGACCGTGCTCACCGACGACGAGCGCCCGGTGGTGCTCTACGGCACCGACAGCCGCGACGAGCATGCCTGCCTCGCCAACGAGCGTGCCCAGCCGTGAGCGTGCTGCTGGAGCCGTTCGGCTACACCTACATGGTCAA
Proteins encoded in this region:
- a CDS encoding SH3 domain-containing protein, which codes for MMVRRSWPLVPVAISGRYLCRLADADARLATAGLATLLLLGLAACASTTGPAAPGPVQDFANYRTQPQPRAFAVTGGTLDNSANYATGWSDDAATVEDAIQQALSECERYRNPGSQPECQLYAIGDLVVVHADTAERQRAICLADLDQPGGAAGQPLPEACASLEARLQAAPPAAPVPLLAEPTPAAPATPPATSAPAAASPAAAQPSRPAAMAEPGAGPPMYRVVADVNLRKGPGNDYPRVGVLHEGEQIQVGEQELGWFEVVRGGDSVGYVYRTWLDVAD
- a CDS encoding manganese/iron ABC transporter ATP-binding protein, which codes for MRQAAAIDAPAGRYAGGFRPDPGQPGIVVDNVTVTYRNGFTALRNASFSVPAASICALVGVNGSGKSTLFKSIMGFVPLARGSVSLFGEPAGRALKANTVAYVPQSEEVDWNFPVLVEDVVMMGRYGHMNFLRIASREDRRKVDEALERVGMAGFRHRQIGELSGGQKKRVFLARALAQEGRVILLDEPFTGVDLNTEQAIIVLLRELAAEGRVMLVSTHNLGSVPEFCDHVAIVRHTVLASGPIGQVFTRANLEQAFGGQLRHLTLGGPALHDDADPRSVTVLTDDERPVVLYGTDSRDEHACLANERAQP
- a CDS encoding metal ABC transporter substrate-binding protein produces the protein MLPAALLAAGIGTAKAEEPFKVVTTFTVIADMVQNVAGDAAVVESITKPGAEIHNYQPTPRDIIKAQDADLIVWNGLNLELWFEQFFQRLDGVPSVVVSAGVEPMSIGEGPYTGKPNPHAWMSPSSALIYVENIKNALVEHDPDNAETYERNAKAYAGQIQALDQPLRERFANVPEQQRWLVTSEGAFSYLARDYDLKELYLWPINADAQGTPQQVRKVIDTVEEYGIPVVFSESTVSDKPARQVARETGAAYGGVLYVDSLSEADGPVPTYLDLLRVTSETIANGLTSQ
- the mntR gene encoding manganese-binding transcriptional regulator MntR, with translation MTTKTMAHGVVPEREEPYEEAGGQDPIGRQAAHFARVRQAHQSEIAEDYVEMIAELIALHGEARAADLAERFGVAPPTVVRTVQRLIRDGLVTSAPYRAIFLTERGEALAARSRERHQLVRDFLVALGVDPRAADADAEGIEHHVGEETLAAFRRFLGRG
- a CDS encoding heavy metal translocating P-type ATPase, whose amino-acid sequence is MGSRIPGWWIDAALVAVALGGLAAGLALLLAGRNDDAALAWFLATVPVLLALLVEIVTSLRRGQLGLDIVAALSMSAALAFGETLAGNVVALMYAGGQLLEQFAQQRARREMTALLGRVARTAMRHADGGLEEVAIEDLVPRDRILIRHGEVLPVDGRVAGEGALIDASALTGESVPVARPPGAEVSSGTTSVGVPFDLIVSRPARESAYAGIVRLVEAAQRSKAPAVRLADRFAIWFLLFTVLVAGAAWIGSDDPVRALAVLVVATPCPLILAVPVAIISGMSRAAGLGVLVKGGQALEALGRARTVVVDKTGTLTQGRALLARVEAQPGFCPDEVLWLAASLDQASAHVVAAALIDAAHERGLSLADPGGVVEQSGAGLAGRVDGHEVALGGHGYVRARIAAPPPDADPGAADGAARVDVAVDGQLAGILVLEDRVRDDAASVVRRLRQVGLGRIVLATGDRAEVAAQVAKALGLDAVAADLSPSAKVDIVLEERRTQPVMMVGDGVNDAPALAAADIGVAMGARGAAASSESAGIVLLVDRLDRLADAVEVAQRTRRIALQSVIAGLGLSVAAMLVAALGHLPPVQGALLQEVIDVAVILNALRALRG
- a CDS encoding DUF3140 domain-containing protein produces the protein MASGDQDDREETWKAFNEAVNMAPAELEAFLETEESRSVGWTKDGEDESVGHQSGRRIVAIKRSRKSELSDEDFAHMRKVVGYVHRHLAQGGPAEDMEHSAWRYSLMNWGHDPAKA
- a CDS encoding hypervirulence associated TUDOR domain-containing protein — protein: MTKEFHKGDRVSWNSAGGRSTGKVVKEQTSPTHIKGHKVAASPDNPEFIVKSEKSGKTAAHKPEALKKL